The sequence below is a genomic window from Coffea arabica cultivar ET-39 chromosome 4c, Coffea Arabica ET-39 HiFi, whole genome shotgun sequence.
aacagctaatccaaacggctaatttttaaaaaaaaaacaaacatcaAGTCATCAATGACAAAGATCAGTGCAATGTGCAAATGCACTCTTCTAATAAAAAGCAAATGTCAAGTCACAAAATGATAACAACAATACAGTTGCTATTTCTATTTTTCCCCCCTTCTTTTTGATTCGAACATTTCCTTTATCTGCTTATCGGTTATTAGTTTCTAGAGGGATAAGGTAAGGAGACATGTTATATTCTATTATGTGTTTATATTCtactatgttttttttttcagatacAGATGCTTGCATCCTGTGTTTAGTACTAATTATGATCATACCCAAGCATGGGGTTTATAGACATATACTTAATTTGTCGATTCTATGTTTTTCAACCATGAATCCTAAATGTGAAGAAAACTCTTTATACTACCCATAGCATAGTAACACATTTGAAACCTGTAGAAATACAGATTCGATGCTATGCATTGTAGCCCGAGAAAAAGGTGACTGATCAAGTTCTCATGAAATGTGAAGATTGTCCATGGTTCAAGTTTTTGTGGCGTTAAACCAATGTATAAAAACAAGCAAAATAGTAGTACACCATAGGAGATTAATTCAGGTAgacgggtttgtttggataggaggttatttgaaataattacagTAGCACTtgttgtgatgtgatgtatgtgagataaaaaggtgattggaaattgtgtgtatgatgcaagcaaaacaaaatttgagatttttatttgaaattcttgcaatccaaacacaccgtTGTCTACATGTATAAGAGAGAAAGAAactaaaatttttaagaaagaaaaacataaaCTACTGACCAACTAAAATGGTCAGTAGTTGATCAAATTTTTATTAGAGTAGAAGCTAATTTAGGGATACATGCAATTTTCAATAGTCATCACAGTCCATTCagtttgaaaacaagaaaatcatGCTAAAGAAAATAGATTTGCCTAAATGATAACAATTGTACTCCATTATgacaagaaaattaaaagtTAACATCAAACCGAATAAGGTGTGCTTATTAATTAAATTTCCAATTATAATTATCATGAAATGGCGAAATGACATTTccttgatttgattgatgtgggAACAAACAATTTTTCAATTATTAGATTAGAACCTTTAGCAAAAACTCGATTAGCAATTTATAGAATGCTTCCATTTACAGTAGCATAGACCAAGataaatcatctccaaatgatcctctaattgagaaatatatTTAGTAGTTTTTGATATCATCTTTCAAGATATAGTTTCTTTGTAGTGCCTTATGTAATAGATACAAATCCTCTGCTTGCCAGAAGAAAGTTTCTTGTAAAGTTTGATTTAGCTATTTAACATGAAAACGATGGAACATTGTCAAAGAGTAGCATAAAACTGCAAAATTGCACAAGTGCAAAACATTGAGGACCAGATGTGCTTTTATCAAAACTTTAATAACTAAAACAACATAAGGGCTAAATATTAGGGACTAAAAGTTGTAAATTTTCTCTATAATTGTATACGTCGAGGCTGACCAGCTGATTTAGAGTAACTGTAATTTTCTAACTGAAATAGCTGTAGCTGTATTACGAAATACCTCTTTAAGATACTCTTTTGTTGTGTCATTCACTACAGATGTGAGATATCTTTTTACTTCAAAGCATAGTGCCGGGCCATTATAGTCATTTAAGCACACAGAAAAtggaaatttgaaattaaattttttttcattctcCATTTGATCGAAGGCCAAGTTCCCACCTTCTCAGCCGACAAACAAATTTCTTCCCCCTACTCACCCCCCTCAATTTTTTTCATCGGAAATTTTCCTGATTCTTCGACCAAATTTGTAGCCGTTGCTGCCGGCATTATTATCGAAGTGGAACTTGGAGTCAATCGGGAGGAGCACGATTGCTGTTCATCATTACTCATCAAATTCCAGATATTAAAGTGTATAATTATATGTGTTTGCTTTCTTTCATATTAGATTTTGTCAACGTGGAAACCTAATTTTAATTTGTTCAATTTGGGGAATTTTAATTGTAGGGTTGAATCTGAGTTTCTGGAATAGAGAGAGCTCAGTTGGATTGGTCAGAGAAGAGATGAAAGTAGCTAGAAAGAATGCAAGCTAGCTCTGCCCCCGGTACAAGTGATTTGGCATTAGTCGCGACAGCGGCGAGAGTGGGTAAGCTCCAGAGCTTTTCAAATCTGTCATTAGAGTAATTTGTATCCGATTTCTCTGTTTTCATGTTGCGGTCTAAGTTGAATTGCAACATTTCTAAACCTggtatttttgaataatttagaATTTGATGAGTGTGGAATTATGGATTATGGCTGCGAACTTGCTGGTGCAAATGATTGTAGTGGTGGATTATTGATGTGCAACAAAGAAGTTTCTTTGTTTGTGTATTTAAAGCAGTGAATGGAATGGATTGTTCTTGAGTCTTGacttgaattattgaattttCAGGTCAAAGACTCCGACTTTCTGAACTTCATTATTGGCTTGGATTTGATCTGAGCCGATGGCAGCTGGCTGTCTTGAACTCTTTATTAGTTAGTGAATTGTGGAAGATTTCGGCGGCAAAAGATGCGGCGGCGGGTGGCCGATTATCGGCGCCCGGTGAGAAGGAAGTTTTCTAGTTGGATCTGGGTGCTTCTTGGGACATTTATGATTGCAGgctttgttttgtttgtttttcatCATAACTATCAGCATGAGGATCATGCCGAGCAGCAGCCCTTATTGGAGAGAAAGATTGGAAAAGGGCATGTTGCTCATAACAGCTTAAATCTTACAGAGGAAATTTTAAGTGCTAGATCATATGCCAGACAATTAGCAGAGCAAATGACACTTGCCAAGGCTTATGTTATTATAGCAAAGGAGCATAATAACCTTCATCTTGCTTGGGAGCTTAGTTCAAAAATTAGAAGTTGCCAATTTTTACTTTCAAAGGCTGCCATGCAGGACGAACCTATTTCATTAGATGAAGCGGAACCATTAATTAAAAGCTTATCATCTTTGATTTTCAAGGCTCAGGATGCCCATTATGATATTGCAACCACAATGATGACAATGAAGTCTCACATTCAGGCGCTTGAAGAGCGAGCAAATGCGGCATCTGCTCAGAGTACAGTGTTTGGTCAACTTGCTGCGGAATCGCTGCCAAAGAGTTTACACTGTCTGGACATCAAACTCATGCTGGATTGGCTTAAGGACAAGTCGTTACAGGAGCTTGCAGATGAGAAGAGGAATTCTCCCCGACTAGTGGACAACAATCTGTACCACTTTTGCATATTCTCGGATAACCTACTTGCAGTAATGGTTGTTGTCAACTCTACTATCTGTAATGCTGATCACCCAACACAGCTGGTTTTCCACATCGTAACAAATGGTATACATTATGGGGTAATGCAAGCTTGGTTCCTAAGCAATGAGTTCAAAGGTGCTACAATAGAAGTGCAAACTATCGAAGACTTCACTTGGTTTAATGCATCATATTCTCCCGTCATAAAGAACCTACTAGAAAAAGATTCTCGAAAGTACTACTTTGAAGGGTCTGAGGATAGCAATATTGAGCCAAAGTTTCGAAATCCAAAGTATGTATCACTGTTGAATCACCTTCGGTTTTACATCCCAGAGATTTATCCGCAGTTGGAGAAGGTAGTTTTTCTCGACGATGATGTAGTAGTTCAGAAAGATTTGACTCCTCTATTTTCTTTGGATTTACATGGAAATGTAAATGGAGCAGTTGAAACTTGTCTTGAAGCCTTTCACCGTTATTACAAGTATCTCAATTTTTCAAACCCTCTTATCAGTTCCAAGTTTGATCCCCAGGCCTGTGGATGGGCATTTGGTATGAATGTCTTTGATTTGATTGCCTGGAGAAAAGCAAATGTTACAGCGAGATATCATTACTGGCAGGATCAAAATACCGATAGGACTCTATGGAAGCTTGGCACTCTTCCTCCTGGCCTCCTATCTTTCTATGGATTAACAGAGCCACTTGATAGAAGATGGCACGTGTTAGGATTGGGATATGACCTGAATATTGATAACAGGCTGATAGAGAGTGCAGCTGTAATTCATTTCAATGGCAACATGAAGCCATGGCTAAAGTTGGGTATTAGCAAGTATAGGTCTCTATGGGATCGGTATTTGGATCAATCTCATGCTTATCTTCAGGATTGTGCCTCAAGTTGAAATTTACTACCTATACATTACAGGTAATTTACCCAATTAATATTTTAGAATTCTAAGCAATGGAAATGCAATAGTGTACAGTAAGATACAGAAAATTTGGGCCTgccaaggattttttttttgtttttatttcttcttttaattttggtgtCTCGCAAAGGAAAAATGATATTTATAGACTAGGGTGAACCAGATGAGATATGGTATATTGGgattcatttgaaaaaaaaggttAGTAATGGCATAGTTAGAATTGCACTTTGtagttttacatttttttcattgtttattCTTTTGTTAATTGGATGTGCTTAGTTAAATTTGTGTAGCATGAAGACTGATAGTGTTAGGTTTGGTGGGATCTAAATTAATGGATTATCTAATTTTTGTACAAACATTTTAATAGGGGATGCAGTCAACAGATTATTTGTTTGAGTCAAAAGCTTAGAAGTTTGTTGTATATTGGATCTTCTAGATTGGCTTCaggaaactagaaaggaaaagaGATGTAATTAGAACATTTAACATGAGCCACCCAATTCATGCTGAAGTATTCGGAAAGTTGTCATATCAAATTAAGAACTACTGTCCTATTGTTTTTAATTGTGATTAGTCTGATATTATTCGGTAGCTTATGTTTTTTTCAGTCGTTCAGTGTTAACCATTagaagtttggagcaaaattaggacTGCATCAATTAGATTAGCATTTAGTCAAAGACGCTTAGGTTTCCTTTAGTAGTTATAGTTTTTTGGTTCTTTATCATCAGGTGAGGTAGAACATCTGAAATCATATTATTTTATTGTTGGCAGAATTTGTAGGATGGCAAAGGACTTGCTCAAATTCATTACTGAGGCCCCTGATGTTCACAAGCCTTCATGACTAtcttgacttttctttttcttcttttgaaaatttttgtttaaataCACGTAACATGATTTCTGTGGCTAAATTGCAGTTTTCTTAAGTTACAATTTAGAGGGTTGTAGAATGAGCAGGATGATTATCTACTTTTCATGAGTTGAATGCTCTACTTGGTATCGTTTTGTAACAAGATTTCatcaatttttaaatttctttggtTCAGAATTtagatgaaatttttttttgtgattagaGAAGTCGAACATGGTAATTTGAACCAAAGATAGAACTTATTTTCTGGCCAGAGTTGGCATGCTCTATAGATGCATATAAACCAAAGTAGTGCGAAACAGAGTCGTATATATTACAAAATTACTTATTTCTCCTGGAATTGATGgagttattgtcattttcagCAATTGAAACTCTCGATATAGGCTCAGGATTCCTATTAGGATATTGTCGATCTTCCAATCAAGCTGcacttttcattttttgggtaactttctctctctctctctctctggtaaTCAAGCATGCACTTTACTAGAATTTTGCACTTTGTGAATCATCCAGAAAACTGTCATACAATGGTTAATCTGATTTGATAGTTAAGATTTTCATATCTGTTCTCCTTTTATTGGTATCTGGATCTGATTGTAACATGCTTGAATAGAATTTCTGTCTTTATTCAGCCTAATTCGAGTCATGTGTTCCCTTGTAATCTGACAAACGCCACCTTAACCTAATAATTTCTCTGGTTGGAGAGTCTCTGTGCTAGATGTCAATGACACGTTCTTGCAATTAGCAATCATGTGTGAGATTGTAAAGAATCACCATGTTTCAAACATTTATCATATATATAATGGCTGCTACTGTTTAGAAAGAGCATCATTGCATCTGTCCTTGGTCAATTAACTTGTAATATCAGACCTTCATATGTCTAGTTAAGAATTTACCTGATGCTTGTTATCTCCATTGTTCATTTAGCAGTTGTTTTTGAGGCTGTTCTATGTCTCTGCTGGCTGCTGTAACATAATCCTTGGCTACCCTCTCGCTGCCAGACTATAGTAGGCAGCCTGACCTGTAACAGACTTTCTTGAAACATTGAAACAAAGGATATTTGATTTCAAGGCCAAAAACTTCATACCCTTTTTACGATTTACATACAACAAAGTTGTAAACTTACTTATCTATGCTATCTGGTATGACATAAAATTGAACTTGATCCACCTAAATCACTTGGATAAGTGTAGGATACCAGTTTAAGAGACTCTTATGGTAAACAATCCTGCGTTGCCTTCATCAGAACTGACTAATTTTATACTAGGTGCCTGCTTGCTTGGAAAGTCAACATAAGAAATTATACAGCTGAGACAGCTGCCTTTGACTATCCAGACTTGCCTTCAATGGGCTTATTAAGCTTTCATTCTGATTTTATTTTGTCTATCTAGTTCTAGATACTAATGACTTATCCAGATGAATATCTTAAAAGAATGGTTGGGTTTATTTGGCAAATCCTCAAGttctcttcccccccccccccccccccccacaacacaaaaaaaaaaaaccccaaccTCCTCTTCCAATTTTGCTAGTCACCTACTAATTATTGTACTACTTTACTGCAGATACATGTTGTTTATGCAAATTTTTTGAGAGATAAGCAGTAGCAATTACTACTTGACTAAAGAACAAGGGAGATGAAGCTATCTATTGCTTAGAAAGTGTTTCGGCAGTTGACATTTGTTCTGGAACTTATATGTGAACTTTAGGCTACATACTAATAAAAGTATTTGTAGGGTGATGTAGAACTTAAATATgatattttggtaatttttttaatgtaacgGACGTCTTTGGTTGTTAATTGGCAagttttgctgttttcttttcatttttttttttaatgtaattgATTAATTCTAGCAGGGTGAGTGTTTCATGCGGGACAAGGAGGATTCCTCCATTGACAACATGAAGTTAACTAAACAAAAACCCATGCAGCGGCCACAAAAGTTGTCAATAATCAATAAATATTAGTGATGACCAC
It includes:
- the LOC113740281 gene encoding hexosyltransferase GAUT11 → MRRRVADYRRPVRRKFSSWIWVLLGTFMIAGFVLFVFHHNYQHEDHAEQQPLLERKIGKGHVAHNSLNLTEEILSARSYARQLAEQMTLAKAYVIIAKEHNNLHLAWELSSKIRSCQFLLSKAAMQDEPISLDEAEPLIKSLSSLIFKAQDAHYDIATTMMTMKSHIQALEERANAASAQSTVFGQLAAESLPKSLHCLDIKLMLDWLKDKSLQELADEKRNSPRLVDNNLYHFCIFSDNLLAVMVVVNSTICNADHPTQLVFHIVTNGIHYGVMQAWFLSNEFKGATIEVQTIEDFTWFNASYSPVIKNLLEKDSRKYYFEGSEDSNIEPKFRNPKYVSLLNHLRFYIPEIYPQLEKVVFLDDDVVVQKDLTPLFSLDLHGNVNGAVETCLEAFHRYYKYLNFSNPLISSKFDPQACGWAFGMNVFDLIAWRKANVTARYHYWQDQNTDRTLWKLGTLPPGLLSFYGLTEPLDRRWHVLGLGYDLNIDNRLIESAAVIHFNGNMKPWLKLGISKYRSLWDRYLDQSHAYLQDCASS